The Rhodopirellula islandica genome segment CGGCGGAAGCTGATGGCGATTGGACCTCAACGCTTCGATTTCATCGATTGGTTGAGCAAACATGCGAACTCCGTCCTCGGTGGTTCGCAGCGACAGTTCGTGAGGGAAGCTGAAGTGTTGGTTGTACGGCCCCGGCGCGTTGATTCGCAGCCAGCCCATTTGAATCCTTCGGCCATCGGGCGTGTTGTCGAAGGTTTGGGAGGCGTAGTAGTTGCCCCAGTGGACTTGGTGTTTGCCCACGTGTTCCGGCGTGAAGGTTTTGCCATCAAATGAGCCGATGGCGTACTTGGCATCGGCCGCGAACACGACCCAGCGAGAATTGGCTTGGTCGCTATCAATGGGCAATTCGAACAACTCGGTGCATTCAAAGTAGCCGGGGAGATGGCTTTGCAGCGTCCAATCCTTGAGGTTGATGGACGTGTAGAAAGCGGCGTTTTGTCCGTGTTCAGGATGTTCGTCGTAAACGACCATCACCCAGTGACCGCCAAGCTCTTTCGCCGCTTCATTCAGCGGGGTGTCGGCGTCATCGTAGGTGTACCAGATGACTTTGGGATCGCGGCCTTGGTGCTTGACGATCGGGTTGCCTTCGTACCACTGGAACGTCTTGCCGCCGTCGTTGCTGTACGTCACCGCTTCGCCGGAACCGGTGTCCGTGAGAAACGCCACCAGTGTGTTTTCGCCCCACCCACTGGTGTTGTGTTTGTCCACCGTGGCTCCGCCTGAAAAACAATTGCCGGTGGCCATAGTTTTGGGAAACAGCTTGTTGGGTTGTTGTTCCCAGTGCAGCAGGTCTTGGCTGGTTGCGTGTCCCCAGGTCATGTTGCCCCAGGGCAAGGAAACCGGGTTGTGTTGGAAAAAGAAGTGCCACGTTCCGTCGTGATAGACCATGCCGTTGGGGTCATTGATCCAGCCTACTTTTTGGGTGAAGTGAAACTGCGGTCGATGCGGTTCTCGGTAAAACTCACCTTCGCCGGGAACGCTGTTCGACTGTCGAACCGCGGCGAAACCTTCGTCGGTCACCTTGGTCGCAACAACCCGAGCGTTCTGGCCTTGGTAGGCGTCGATTGTGAAGTACGCGTGCCAGTCGGTTGTTTCCGCGGACGTGGCGATCGTCAAATCGTATCGACGGACTTCCTTGTCATCTGCGAAGAGCTGGATTTGCCCCTTGCCACGTCCCGCGTTTTCGATGGGGATGACCAGGTAAGTGTCCGTGACGACGAACGCTTTCTCGCGACGATCCCATTCGGGCAGGTTGGGTTTGGTATCCGTTTGAACGAGGTGGTCGACGTTGATGTGTCCCCACCCGGCGGTCGCTTGATCAACGATCTGGAGCTGGACGGTCTGGCCAGCAAGCTCGCTGAGATTCCAAAACGCGGGTGCGAGAGCTTCGCTGCCACCGGATTGGGTGTTTTCACCGGTGATCGTCTGAACGACTTGTCCGTCGACCAGGAGGTTCATGCAAGTCTTGTTGGCGTGCCCACCGCCTCCGATCAGAAACGTGAGGTAATCGCGTTCCACTGCGAACGGTGGCGACGTCAGAGTTCCGGTTGCCCGGTCGCCTCCTCGGAACGAGTTCACCAATCCGGAGCCTTCGTACCCGCTCACTTGCATTTGCCCCGGCAAGGTTCCCCTGGCGGGGCCCGTTCCGAATGCATCGCCTTGGGTGATCCAGTCGCCGTAGGAGTCGCCTTCGAAATCAGCGATGACGAGATCGGCCTCGGGCGTGTCTTGGGATTGCACCAATTCAGTGGCGTGCAAGGCAAAGGAAACAACGAGCAACGCGATCAGCTGTTTTCGGAGATGCAGCGAGTTGGGTAGCGAGATCATGGAGCACGTGCTGGCGGGGAGGAGAGACCAGGGGACCGATTCGCGAAACCGAATTTCGATTTCGGTCCGAGACACTCTGTGGCAGGAGGGACGCCGCGATTGTATTCGAAAGGCGACAAGGGGGTGTCCACGCATGACCTTGGGAGGCGGCTGACCTTCCTGCCCGGGAAACTCAAAGTGAGAGCCGGTTGATCGGATTCCGGTCGGAATTTCACCAGACTCTCTTGTTGGCGAGGCTCGCTGGTGTGTAGTACAGCATGGTTGCAGTGTTGACGTGGCACGAGGTGCGCACGCACGGTCTCTCTGAACATCCGAGGGACCAAGCGTTGAGGCGGATCAGGCCGCCACGACTCACCGCTGTTTTGAATCAGAATCTCTGAACTTGAACGACGACGGGTCTCCCCCGGTGTCCCATTCATTCATGAATATTGTCCGACTCCTACCGTGGTTCGCGATTCTGGGGTGCATGCTGGCACCGCAGAACGTCTCGGCTCAAAGTCCAAACGGGGCGTCGAGTCGGGCCAAAGCGGCGAAGCCAACTGAAAAGATGACTTGGTATCCCCAGTCGATCAACGGCAAGAGCACTGAGGCTGCACCCGCCGATTCCCTCAACGGGAGTGTTCCGACCGACTCCGTGGTGGAAGGCGTTTCGTTTGATTCACCCCAGTACTTCGATTCACCCGAGTACGAGGTTTACGAGGAACCCTTTCACGGCATCCGTTCGTGTGACGGATGTGGTGATTGCGATCAATGCATCTCTCGTCGATCGGCACGTCGATTTTGGGTCCGTGCGGAATACTTGCTGTGGTCGCTCGATGGAATGGACTTGCCACCTTTGGTGACAACCAGTCCGGCTGGCACCGACCCAGAGGACACCGGCGTGCTGGGGCAATCCGGAACAACGACGTTGTTTGGAAACAGCAACGTGCTGGATTCGATGCGGTCCGGTTTGCGTGTGACGCTGGGATGGAGCGACGACCATTGTGGCAACGGATTTGAACTCAGCGGCCTGGGAATCTTCCAAGACGACGAGACCTATCAAAGCAATCGAGGCTTGTTGGCTCGTCCTGTGTTTGACACCGAAGCGGGAGCCGAGTCATCGATGTTGATCGCTCACCCCGATTTTCTGACAGGGTCTGTCAACGTCCAAGCGGAAAGCGAGTTGGCGTCGTTTGAGTTCAACCGCCGCCAAGTGTTGTCTTCCATGCGAGGCCAACGAGTGGATTTCCTGGTGGGATATCGATACGGCAACCTGAACGAAATGCTGCGGGTCGATCAATCCTCGGTGTACACAGCAGCCCAAGGCCCAATCATCTCAGGCACAACCGTGGACCTGTTTGATCAGTTCGAAGCGGACAACCAATTCCATGGGGCTCAAATTGGCCTGCAGTTTCAGCGCTGCGTCGGTGCGACGACCTGGGACGCTCACGCCAAGATCGCGTTTGGAGTCAATCGAGGCGAAACAACCATCGCCGGACAAACAACCAACACCGTTCCGGCCGGAGGGTCAGCAACTTTCGCGGGCGGTTTGCTGGCCCAGTCGACCAACATCGGGAGCTATGACGATTCGTCGTTCATGGCGCTCCCCGAAATCGGATTGAACTTGACGACTCAAGTTCATCGCGACATGAAATTGACGATCGGATACAGTCTGATGGTTTGGTCCGATGCCGTTCGAGTGGACGACGCGATCGATCGCAACGTCTCGCAGTTCCCACCGGAAGCACCGACGGGAAGCAATCAACCGGCGTACGAACTGACGACGAGCAGCTTCATTGCTCACGGATTGAACATCGGGGCTGCGTTCCAGTTCTGATGCGACGTTCGCATGCACGCGAAAGCACTGGGGCGAGCGGAATGATGCTCTCGCAGTCCCGTTTCAATTCATCATCCGACCACCCACGTTGGGCCGAAGTCAAACGTGGGTGGGGCGGACGACAACGATCACACAGTGGTCTCAATGGTGATCGTGAGCACTTCTTCCACGGCCGCTCCGTACCGGTCAGTTGACAAGACACGTATGCTGTAGCTGGATTGAGTCGATTCGTCGGCCTCGAAGTTGGTTTGCAAAACGCCGTCGACGATGGTGAACGAAGCGTTGTCGCTGCCACCGGTTCCGGCGACCAATTCGAACGTGTGGTCGTCGAAGTCGTTGGCGTCGATGGCAGACAAGTTTCCGACCGTCGTGCCGCTCAATGCACCGTCCGCGACGGTGCTGTTGTCCAGCAGGATGCCAGTCGGTGCAACGTTGTCTTCGGTGACAATCAAATCCGCCGTGTCCTCGAAGGTGAGCCCATCGGAGTCGGTCACGCGAACGCGAATCGAGTAGAGGGCTTGGATGGCATCATCGGTTGCTTCAGCGGTTCGCAAGGCCCCGTCGATCAATGTGAATTTATCGTTGTCGAGGTCACCATCACCATCTGCGAATTCAAACGTGAAGGTGTCGCCGGCGTCTTGGTCGATCGCTCCCAGTTCACCGATCAGAAACCCGCTGGCTTGACCACTGGCAACGGCAGGGAACGCCAAAGCCAATCCAGTGGGGGCTTCGTTGATATCAGTGACCCCGATCAGGAAGGATTGGCTGACCGTCGCTCCGACTGCATCGGTGCTTTGAATGCGAACGGAGTACGTCGATTGAGTTTCAAAGTCAAAGGTCGCGGCGGTCACCAGGTTGTCTCCGTCGATCGCAAACAAGGTGTTGTCAGTGTCACCCACACCACCGACCAAAGAATACGTGAACGTGTCGGAAACATCGGTGTCGGTGGTGCTGAGACCACCCACGACCGTGCCGATGGCTGCGTTTTCCGCGACCGCGGTGTCGTCAAGCGAAATGGCGGTGGGGGCTGCGTTGGTGTCCGTCACGGTGATTGTGAACGTTTGCTCCACGAAAGAACCGCCTGCATCGGTGCTTCGCACTCGAATCGAGTAGGACGGTTGAGTTTCCATGTCGAGCGTCGTTGCGGTCACCAGATTTTCACCATCCACTGTGAACGATGCGTTGTCGGTGTCTCCATCACCAGCGACCAAGGTGTAGGTGAAGGTGTCCGATGCATCGACGTCAGCGGTCCCAAATGTTCCAACCGTGGTGCCCGAGGCTGATTCTTCTGTGATAACGCTACTGCTGATCGAAACCGCGGTGGGATCCTCGTTCACATTGGTGATCGTGATGGTCAGAGCTTGCTCAAAAGTGGCTCCGCCAGAATCGGTTGTTTGAATTCGAACCGAGTAGGACGATTGAGTTTCGAAGTCCAACGTGGTCGCCGTCACCAAATTGCTGCCGTCGATGGTGAAGGCCGCGTTGTCGGTGTCACCATCGCCGCTGACGAGAGCGTATGTGAACGTGTCACCGGCATCCGCATCGGTGGTGCTGAGTTCACCGACCGTGGATCCGGATGCGGTGTCTTCTGCGATGCTGCTGTTGTCAATCGCGATCGCGGTGGGAGTCGCGTTCACACTGGCGTCGGTGATCGTGATCGTCAGAGCTTGCTCAAAGGTCGCTCCGGCCGAATCGGTTGTTTGAATCCGAACCGAATAAGACGCTTGGGTATCGAAGTCAAACGTGGTCGCCGTCACCAAGTTGCTGCCGTCGATGGTGAAGGCAGCGTTGTCGGTGTCGCCATCGCCGCTGACGAGAGCGTATGTGAACGTGTCACCGGCATCCGCGTCGGTGGTGCTGAGTTCACCGACCGTGGATCCGGAAGCGGTGTCTTCTGCGATGCTGCTGTTGTCAATCGCGATCGCGGTGGGAGTCGCGTTCACACTGGTGTCGGTGATCGTGATCGTCAGAGCTTGTGTGATGGTCGCGCCGTTCGAATCCGTGGATTTGACTCGGACCGAATAGGACGACTGGGTGTCGAAGTCGAAGGTGGTCGCCGTCACCAGATTGCTGCCATCGATGACGAAGGAAGCGTTGTCGGTGTCGCCATCGCCACTGACGAGTTCGTAGGTGAAGGTGTCGCCAGTATCCGCGTCGGTGGTGCTGAGTTCACCGACGGTTGTTCCCGATGCGACGTCTTCAGCGATCGTCGAGTTGTCCAGTGCCAGTGATGTGGGGGCGTCGTTGGAGTCCGTCACTGACAGGGTCAGGGTTTGCTCCAACGTGGCGCCACCGGAGTCAGTGGTTTGCACCCGTATTGAGTAGGAGGACTGTGTTTCGAAGTCAAAGGAGGTTGCCGTGACGAGGTTGCTACCATCGATGGTGAAAGCGGCGTTGTCGGA includes the following:
- a CDS encoding glycoside hydrolase family 32 protein; translation: MISLPNSLHLRKQLIALLVVSFALHATELVQSQDTPEADLVIADFEGDSYGDWITQGDAFGTGPARGTLPGQMQVSGYEGSGLVNSFRGGDRATGTLTSPPFAVERDYLTFLIGGGGHANKTCMNLLVDGQVVQTITGENTQSGGSEALAPAFWNLSELAGQTVQLQIVDQATAGWGHINVDHLVQTDTKPNLPEWDRREKAFVVTDTYLVIPIENAGRGKGQIQLFADDKEVRRYDLTIATSAETTDWHAYFTIDAYQGQNARVVATKVTDEGFAAVRQSNSVPGEGEFYREPHRPQFHFTQKVGWINDPNGMVYHDGTWHFFFQHNPVSLPWGNMTWGHATSQDLLHWEQQPNKLFPKTMATGNCFSGGATVDKHNTSGWGENTLVAFLTDTGSGEAVTYSNDGGKTFQWYEGNPIVKHQGRDPKVIWYTYDDADTPLNEAAKELGGHWVMVVYDEHPEHGQNAAFYTSINLKDWTLQSHLPGYFECTELFELPIDSDQANSRWVVFAADAKYAIGSFDGKTFTPEHVGKHQVHWGNYYASQTFDNTPDGRRIQMGWLRINAPGPYNQHFSFPHELSLRTTEDGVRMFAQPIDEIEALRSNRHQLPPQDLTADEAISLPVGSDLLDVQCTIEIGTASSLELTVAGRTIRYDAKTQNLNETPLNPVDGKISVRVLADRSLTEIIGNEGRVFISGPGPARQPSTSITVTARGGTAKLLKLDAHELRSIWSDADGSR
- a CDS encoding BBP7 family outer membrane beta-barrel protein, whose amino-acid sequence is MNIVRLLPWFAILGCMLAPQNVSAQSPNGASSRAKAAKPTEKMTWYPQSINGKSTEAAPADSLNGSVPTDSVVEGVSFDSPQYFDSPEYEVYEEPFHGIRSCDGCGDCDQCISRRSARRFWVRAEYLLWSLDGMDLPPLVTTSPAGTDPEDTGVLGQSGTTTLFGNSNVLDSMRSGLRVTLGWSDDHCGNGFELSGLGIFQDDETYQSNRGLLARPVFDTEAGAESSMLIAHPDFLTGSVNVQAESELASFEFNRRQVLSSMRGQRVDFLVGYRYGNLNEMLRVDQSSVYTAAQGPIISGTTVDLFDQFEADNQFHGAQIGLQFQRCVGATTWDAHAKIAFGVNRGETTIAGQTTNTVPAGGSATFAGGLLAQSTNIGSYDDSSFMALPEIGLNLTTQVHRDMKLTIGYSLMVWSDAVRVDDAIDRNVSQFPPEAPTGSNQPAYELTTSSFIAHGLNIGAAFQF